A window of Apium graveolens cultivar Ventura chromosome 8, ASM990537v1, whole genome shotgun sequence contains these coding sequences:
- the LOC141677527 gene encoding uncharacterized protein LOC141677527 has protein sequence MAAHKVVSIFLFVLLSFILCSAARSILSYDGYGGGAGKGEGGGGATGDHGAGGGLSYGGGASYGGGGGGNGGGGGGGSEHAGGYGSGGGNGGGGGYGAGGMHGGGYGSGGGGGAGGGSGGSGGYGAGGYGSGAGKGGGEGYGGGAGGSGGGGGSGGGGGSGSGGGYGGSGAHGSGYGGGEGGGNGGGYGAAGEYGGGGGHGGGSGGGSAGGAGYGPGGGSGYGNGGGEGGGGAGVHGGAYAGGGGGGSGGGGGGGSASGGGYGGAGSAYGSGSGGGEGGGHGGYTP, from the coding sequence ATGGCTGCACATAAAGTTGTTAGTATTTTTTTATTTGTGTTGTTGAGTTTTATCTTATGTTCTGCAGCTAGATCTATCCTCAGTTATGACGGATATGGTGGTGGTGCGGGTAAAGGTGAAGGTGGTGGAGGTGCAACTGGTGATCATGGTGCTGGAGGTGGTTTGAGCTATGGAGGTGGTGCGAGTTATGGAGGGGGTGGTGGTGGTAATGGTGGTGGAGGAGGTGGAGGTTCTGAGCATGCTGGTGGTTATGGGAGTGgtggtggcaatggtggaggtgggGGTTATGGTGCTGGTGGCATGCATGGTGGCGGTTATGGaagtggtggtggtggtggtgcaGGAGGAGGAAGTGGTGGCAGTGGTGGTTATGGAGCAGGAGGTTATGGTAGTGGTGCAGGAAAAGGTGGTGGGGAAGGTTATGGTGGTGGCGCTGGAGGATCGGGAGGCGGCGGCGGCAGTGGCGGTGGTGGAGGAAGTGGAAGTGGTGGTGGTTATGGAGGTTCTGGTGCACATGGAAGTGGTTATGGGGGAGGTGAAGGAGGTGGCAACGGTGGTGGATATGGAGCTGCAGGAGAGTATGGCGGAGGAGGTGGACATGGGGGTGGTAGCGGTGGTGGTAGTGCTGGTGGAGCTGGTTATGGTCCCGGAGGAGGGAGTGGGTATGGTAATGGAGGTGGAGAAGGTGGTGGTGGTGCAGGAGTGCATGGAGGTGCATATGCTGGTGGTGGCGGCGGTGGCtctggtggtggtggtggtggtggctCTGCTAGTGGAGGTGGGTATGGTGGTGCAGGTAGTGCATATGGAAGTGGCAGCGGGGGTGGTGAAGGTGGGGGTCACGGTGGCTACACCCCTTGA